A stretch of the Rodentibacter haemolyticus genome encodes the following:
- a CDS encoding glutathionylspermidine synthase family protein, protein MKRVTGFPTRPDMAQQLLNVGFDYYNLPSSDGSHYWSDNVAYEFTLAEIDRIEDTTNELHAMCLDFVANEIKQGDYSYYRFSDLQKQLIEDSWRKQAPYLYGRFDFGYDGENLKMFEYNADTPTSLLEAAVVQWQWLEQIEGLRHRDQFNWIHEELLKHFTFLKQQSGKSDFHFSAMQEAGREDWGNVDYLADVAYNAGWNIHQLAVEDIGYNKENQEFIDLNDAPIEMLFKLYPLEWLSGAEFAPYIPTAKTNFIEPAWKMLLSNKALLAKLWQRYPNHPNLLPAYFNKFDITDRKAIWVKKPLLGREGANVFYYEKSNGVEFAAKGSEHSAFYDTAGYIYQQKFELPNFDGMYPVIGSWVIGDVACGMGLREDFTAVTGNDSHFVPHYFVP, encoded by the coding sequence ATGAAACGCGTTACCGGTTTCCCCACCCGCCCCGATATGGCGCAGCAGCTCTTAAACGTAGGGTTTGATTATTACAACTTACCTTCAAGTGATGGTTCTCATTATTGGTCGGACAATGTTGCTTATGAATTTACCTTGGCAGAAATCGATCGCATTGAAGACACCACGAATGAACTCCACGCCATGTGTTTGGACTTTGTTGCAAATGAAATCAAGCAAGGGGATTATTCCTATTATCGTTTTAGCGATTTACAAAAACAGCTCATTGAAGATTCATGGCGTAAACAAGCCCCTTATTTATACGGACGCTTTGATTTCGGTTATGACGGTGAAAATTTAAAAATGTTTGAATATAATGCCGATACCCCCACTTCTTTACTTGAAGCAGCCGTGGTGCAATGGCAATGGTTAGAACAAATCGAAGGGTTACGACACCGAGATCAATTCAACTGGATTCACGAAGAATTACTCAAACATTTCACCTTTCTTAAACAGCAAAGCGGCAAATCCGACTTCCATTTTAGTGCAATGCAAGAGGCAGGGCGTGAAGATTGGGGCAACGTGGATTATCTGGCAGATGTCGCTTACAATGCGGGTTGGAACATTCACCAACTTGCCGTGGAAGATATCGGCTATAACAAAGAAAACCAAGAGTTTATCGACTTAAACGATGCCCCTATCGAAATGCTGTTCAAACTTTATCCGTTAGAATGGTTAAGCGGCGCAGAATTTGCTCCGTATATTCCTACCGCTAAAACAAATTTCATTGAACCGGCTTGGAAAATGCTATTAAGCAACAAAGCGTTATTGGCAAAATTATGGCAACGTTATCCGAACCACCCGAACTTGCTCCCAGCATATTTCAATAAATTTGATATTACCGACAGAAAAGCCATTTGGGTGAAAAAACCATTACTTGGTCGCGAAGGCGCAAATGTGTTCTATTATGAAAAAAGTAACGGGGTAGAATTTGCCGCCAAAGGTAGTGAACATTCGGCATTCTACGATACCGCCGGTTATATTTATCAACAAAAATTCGAACTCCCGAATTTTGACGGAATGTATCCGGTTATCGGCTCATGGGTAATCGGCGATGTAGCATGCGGTATGGGGCTACGGGAAGATTTCACTGCAGTAACAGGTAATGACAGCCATTTCGTACCGCATTATTTTGTGCCGTAA
- a CDS encoding HAD-IA family hydrolase gives MKFYRNLQPFKVISFDLDDTLYDNREVITTAVTRFIQYVQNLTQCPSFKEEWVGLKDQIARQNPRLSEDVTEWRKETLRQFLRQKGKNAEEIDRTLTLAMNEFLHWRHRIIVPEKTVSVLNSLKTGYKLSVITNGNVDPSRIGLTQFDLILRGGEHGRAKPHEDLFRQSARYFNIAPQEILHIGDNLITDVQGAIQAGCQAVWINLSGNTLSDFSETTLLPTLEINQLTELLKL, from the coding sequence ATGAAATTTTATCGCAATCTGCAACCTTTCAAAGTCATCAGCTTTGATTTAGATGATACGCTTTACGATAACCGTGAGGTGATTACCACTGCGGTTACACGCTTTATTCAATACGTACAAAATCTCACGCAATGCCCAAGTTTTAAAGAAGAATGGGTGGGATTAAAAGATCAAATTGCACGGCAAAATCCTCGTTTAAGCGAAGATGTAACGGAATGGAGAAAAGAAACCTTACGCCAATTTCTACGCCAAAAAGGCAAAAACGCAGAAGAAATTGACCGCACTTTAACGCTCGCAATGAATGAATTTTTGCATTGGCGACACCGAATTATCGTACCGGAAAAAACGGTCAGCGTTTTAAATTCATTGAAAACAGGTTATAAACTTAGCGTGATTACAAATGGAAATGTCGACCCCTCACGTATCGGTTTAACCCAATTTGATCTTATTTTACGCGGTGGCGAACACGGCAGAGCAAAACCGCACGAGGATTTATTCCGACAAAGCGCTCGTTATTTCAATATTGCACCGCAAGAAATTTTACATATCGGCGATAACTTAATCACTGATGTACAAGGTGCGATTCAAGCCGGTTGCCAAGCAGTATGGATTAATTTATCGGGAAATACGCTTAGCGATTTTTCCGAAACAACTCTTTTACCCACTTTAGAAATCAATCAATTAACCGAACTACTTAAGCTATGA
- a CDS encoding DUF2251 domain-containing protein gives MLHLTLEDELFLGTPKQVGTHSTLYDHLAVMFEDDGETGYFYALDMRQNGQPIVDVLHVYNVDSTSNHHEARKLEICWDESGYLALLLINGYPHAVFDFARLVGYNSSKYPQPDLMSMWTREEITNDKAEQWLGIPTIK, from the coding sequence ATGCTTCACCTAACCCTTGAAGACGAACTCTTTCTCGGCACACCGAAACAAGTCGGCACTCACTCCACCTTGTATGATCACCTTGCCGTCATGTTTGAAGATGACGGTGAAACCGGCTATTTTTACGCTCTTGATATGCGCCAAAACGGACAACCGATTGTAGATGTGCTTCACGTATATAATGTGGATTCCACCTCAAATCATCACGAAGCACGCAAATTAGAAATCTGTTGGGATGAAAGCGGCTATTTAGCTCTCCTCTTAATTAACGGTTATCCGCACGCCGTATTTGATTTTGCCCGTTTAGTCGGTTATAACAGTAGCAAATATCCACAACCGGATTTAATGAGTATGTGGACACGTGAAGAAATCACCAATGACAAAGCCGAGCAATGGCTAGGCATACCGACCATCAAATAA
- the eno gene encoding phosphopyruvate hydratase, whose product MAKIVKVIGREIIDSRGNPTVEAEVHLEGGFVGLAAAPSGASTGSREALELRDGDKSRFLGKGVLKAVSAVNGPIAEALVGKEASNQAEIDRIMIDLDGTENKSNFGANAILAVSLANAKAAAASKGLPLYAYIAELNGTPGVYSMPLPMMNIINGGEHADNNVDIQEFMIQPVGAKTLREALRIGAEVFHNLAKVLKAKGMSTAVGDEGGFAPNLASNADALACIKEAVEKAGYELGKDVTLAMDCASSEFYNKETGKYEMKGEGRSFTSEEFTHYLEELTKQYPIVSIEDGQDESDWAGFAYQTKVLGDRVQLVGDDLFVTNTKILKEGIEKGIANSILIKFNQIGSLTETLAAIKMAKDAGYTAVISHRSGETEDATIADLAVGTAAGQIKTGSMSRSDRIAKYNQLIRIEEALERAGTPAAFPGLKAVKGQA is encoded by the coding sequence ATGGCAAAAATCGTTAAAGTGATTGGTCGTGAAATCATCGACTCACGTGGTAACCCAACCGTAGAAGCTGAAGTACATTTAGAAGGCGGCTTCGTAGGTCTTGCAGCGGCTCCATCAGGCGCGTCAACCGGTTCCCGTGAAGCATTAGAATTACGCGATGGCGACAAATCCCGTTTCTTAGGTAAAGGCGTATTAAAAGCGGTATCTGCGGTAAATGGTCCGATTGCTGAAGCGTTGGTCGGTAAAGAAGCATCAAACCAAGCTGAAATCGACCGAATTATGATCGATTTAGACGGCACGGAAAACAAATCTAACTTCGGTGCAAACGCAATCTTAGCGGTTTCTTTAGCAAATGCAAAAGCGGCAGCGGCATCTAAAGGCTTGCCACTTTACGCTTACATTGCCGAATTAAACGGCACACCGGGCGTATATTCTATGCCATTACCGATGATGAATATCATCAACGGTGGCGAACACGCAGATAACAATGTTGATATTCAAGAGTTTATGATTCAACCGGTTGGTGCAAAAACATTACGTGAAGCACTTCGTATCGGTGCGGAAGTATTCCATAACTTAGCGAAAGTATTAAAAGCAAAAGGTATGAGCACTGCTGTGGGTGACGAAGGCGGTTTCGCACCAAACCTAGCTTCTAATGCAGATGCGTTAGCATGTATCAAAGAAGCGGTTGAAAAAGCAGGTTATGAATTAGGTAAAGACGTAACCTTAGCAATGGACTGCGCTTCTTCCGAGTTCTATAACAAAGAAACCGGCAAATATGAAATGAAAGGCGAAGGTCGTTCATTCACTTCTGAAGAGTTTACTCACTACTTAGAAGAATTAACCAAACAATATCCGATCGTATCTATCGAAGACGGTCAAGATGAGTCTGACTGGGCAGGTTTTGCATATCAAACTAAAGTATTGGGCGACCGTGTTCAATTAGTCGGTGATGACTTATTCGTAACCAACACCAAAATCTTAAAAGAAGGTATCGAGAAAGGCATTGCAAACTCAATCTTAATCAAATTCAACCAAATCGGTTCTTTAACCGAAACATTAGCCGCTATCAAAATGGCGAAAGATGCAGGCTATACCGCAGTAATCTCTCACCGTTCAGGTGAAACCGAAGATGCGACTATCGCAGACTTAGCGGTTGGTACTGCGGCAGGTCAAATCAAAACCGGTTCTATGAGCCGTTCTGACCGTATCGCAAAATACAACCAATTAATCCGTATTGAAGAAGCATTAGAACGCGCAGGTACTCCTGCTGCATTCCCGGGCTTAAAAGCGGTTAAAGGTCAAGCTTAA
- the purB gene encoding adenylosuccinate lyase, with product MQLSALTAISPIDGRYQDKATALRDIFSEFGLLKFRVTVEVRWLQKLAATTEISEVPALSKEANDYLNNIVSEFNLKDAERIKEIERTTNHDVKAVEYFLKEKSEALPELAKVAEFIHFACTSEDINNLSHALMLKTARDTVILPEWQKLIDEINRLANEYKTIPLLSRTHGQPASPTTIGKEMANVVYRLRRQFKQLQQNEILGKINGAVGNYNAHLSAYPNLDWHKFSEEFVTSLGLNWNPYTTQIEPHDYIAEYFDAVVRFNTIIIDFDRDLWGYIALNHFKQRTIAGEIGSSTMPHKVNPIDFENSEGNLGLANAVMTHLAQKLPISRWQRDLTDSTVLRNLGVGVGYCLIAYAATRKGISKLEVNEQHLRDELNQNWEVLAEPIQTVMRRYGIEKPYEKLKELTRGKRVDESAMREFIEKLEIPAEEKIRLQQLTPETYIGAAIGLVEKL from the coding sequence ATGCAACTTTCCGCACTTACTGCGATTTCCCCGATTGACGGACGCTATCAAGACAAAGCGACCGCACTTCGTGATATTTTCAGCGAATTCGGTTTACTCAAATTCCGTGTCACCGTTGAAGTTCGTTGGTTACAAAAATTGGCGGCGACAACGGAAATTTCAGAAGTTCCAGCTTTATCTAAAGAAGCAAACGATTACCTCAATAACATCGTCAGCGAATTTAACCTAAAAGATGCCGAGCGTATCAAAGAAATCGAACGCACCACCAATCACGATGTGAAAGCGGTTGAATATTTCTTAAAAGAAAAAAGCGAAGCCTTACCGGAACTGGCAAAAGTTGCCGAATTTATTCACTTTGCCTGCACCTCGGAAGACATCAACAACCTCTCTCATGCGTTAATGTTAAAAACCGCACGTGATACCGTTATTCTTCCCGAATGGCAAAAACTCATTGATGAAATCAATCGTCTTGCAAACGAATACAAAACCATTCCGTTACTTTCCCGCACGCACGGGCAACCGGCTTCACCTACGACTATCGGGAAAGAAATGGCCAATGTGGTTTATCGCTTACGTCGCCAATTCAAACAATTACAACAAAATGAAATCCTCGGAAAAATTAACGGTGCGGTGGGTAACTACAATGCGCATTTATCTGCCTATCCAAACCTTGATTGGCATAAATTCAGCGAGGAATTTGTTACCTCGCTCGGTTTAAACTGGAACCCGTACACCACGCAAATCGAACCGCATGATTACATTGCCGAATATTTTGATGCGGTAGTGCGTTTCAACACAATCATTATCGATTTCGACCGTGATCTTTGGGGTTATATCGCCTTAAATCATTTCAAACAACGTACTATCGCAGGTGAAATCGGCTCTTCCACTATGCCGCACAAGGTGAACCCGATTGATTTTGAAAATTCTGAAGGAAATCTTGGTCTGGCAAACGCCGTAATGACTCATTTGGCACAGAAATTACCGATTTCCCGCTGGCAACGTGATTTAACGGATTCTACCGTTTTACGTAACCTCGGCGTGGGCGTAGGCTATTGTTTAATCGCTTATGCGGCAACACGTAAAGGCATCAGTAAATTAGAAGTGAATGAACAGCACTTACGTGATGAACTCAACCAAAACTGGGAAGTCCTTGCCGAGCCGATTCAAACGGTAATGCGCCGCTATGGTATCGAAAAACCTTATGAAAAACTCAAAGAACTCACCCGCGGCAAACGTGTGGACGAATCTGCGATGCGTGAATTTATCGAAAAACTTGAAATTCCGGCAGAAGAAAAAATCCGCTTACAACAACTCACACCGGAAACTTATATCGGTGCGGCAATCGGGCTTGTAGAAAAGCTTTAA
- the hflD gene encoding high frequency lysogenization protein HflD — protein sequence MKNYHDMALALAGVCQSVALINQLAMEGDIVHKDAFQTSIQSLLQLQPKDPLDVFNGDARHLKLGLETLIEQLTSVNDRNIVNYWTGLLSLENHLQKNAKAKNQLAQRIQRLSEQMEYYDLFSPNMISIIANIYIDLISPLSNKIRIIGVTDYLQQQEVQDKVRACLLAGIRSAVLWRQVGGSKWKILFFRNKIINAAKEIYSTI from the coding sequence ATGAAAAATTATCACGATATGGCACTGGCTCTCGCCGGTGTTTGCCAATCCGTCGCCCTTATCAATCAACTTGCAATGGAAGGCGATATTGTTCATAAAGATGCTTTTCAAACCTCAATTCAATCGCTTCTGCAACTCCAACCGAAAGATCCCCTTGACGTTTTTAATGGAGATGCCCGCCATCTTAAATTGGGTTTAGAAACCTTAATTGAGCAATTAACCTCAGTAAATGACCGCAATATCGTGAATTATTGGACGGGTCTGCTCAGCTTAGAAAATCACCTACAGAAAAATGCAAAAGCCAAAAATCAACTGGCACAGCGTATCCAACGCTTATCGGAACAAATGGAATATTACGATTTATTTTCGCCAAATATGATTTCTATTATTGCGAATATTTACATCGACCTGATCAGTCCTTTAAGCAACAAAATTCGCATTATAGGCGTTACCGATTATCTGCAACAGCAAGAGGTTCAAGACAAAGTTCGCGCTTGCTTACTCGCCGGCATCCGTTCCGCCGTATTATGGCGGCAAGTCGGCGGCAGCAAATGGAAAATACTATTCTTCCGCAACAAAATAATCAATGCGGCAAAAGAAATTTATTCAACGATTTAA
- the trpS gene encoding tryptophan--tRNA ligase, protein MTKPIVFSGVQPSGELTIGNYLGALRNWVKMQDDYECIFCVVDLHAITVRQDPAALRKATLDVVALYLACGIDPNKATIFVQSHVPEHTQLGWVLNCYTYFGEMSRMTQFKDKSARYAENINVGLFDYPVLMAADILLYQAKSVPVGDDQKQHLEITRDIANRFNALYGDVFTIPEIFIGKAGARIMSLQDPEKKMSKSDDNRNNVVTLLEDTKSVAKKIKRAVTDSDEPPVVRYDVKNKAGVSNLLDILSAVTDKSVAELEQEFEGKMYGHLKTAVADEVSNLLAGLQTRFNEYRNNEALLDDVLRQGAAKARAKAQETLTKVYEAVGFVAAK, encoded by the coding sequence ATGACAAAACCAATTGTTTTTAGTGGTGTGCAACCTTCCGGTGAATTGACCATCGGTAACTATTTAGGTGCGTTGCGTAATTGGGTGAAAATGCAAGATGATTATGAATGTATTTTTTGCGTGGTGGATTTACACGCCATTACGGTTCGCCAAGATCCCGCCGCACTTCGTAAAGCAACGCTTGATGTGGTGGCGCTTTATTTGGCATGTGGTATTGATCCGAACAAAGCGACGATTTTCGTACAATCTCACGTGCCGGAGCATACTCAATTAGGTTGGGTGTTAAATTGTTATACCTATTTCGGCGAAATGAGCCGAATGACTCAGTTTAAAGATAAGTCCGCCCGTTATGCGGAAAATATCAATGTGGGATTATTTGATTATCCGGTGTTAATGGCGGCGGATATTTTGCTTTATCAGGCAAAAAGCGTGCCGGTGGGAGATGATCAGAAACAACATTTAGAAATTACGCGCGATATCGCAAATCGTTTCAATGCCCTCTATGGCGATGTTTTCACTATTCCGGAAATTTTTATCGGAAAAGCCGGCGCACGTATTATGTCATTACAAGATCCGGAAAAGAAAATGTCGAAATCGGATGACAATCGTAATAATGTTGTTACCCTTCTAGAAGATACGAAATCGGTGGCGAAAAAAATCAAACGTGCTGTAACGGATTCCGATGAACCGCCTGTCGTGCGTTATGACGTGAAAAATAAAGCCGGTGTATCGAACTTATTAGATATTCTTTCGGCGGTAACCGACAAATCGGTAGCGGAGCTTGAGCAAGAATTTGAAGGTAAAATGTACGGTCATTTGAAAACGGCTGTGGCGGATGAAGTCTCTAACTTGCTTGCCGGGTTACAAACACGTTTTAACGAATACCGCAATAATGAAGCCTTACTTGATGATGTACTTCGTCAAGGTGCGGCAAAGGCACGCGCGAAGGCGCAAGAGACATTAACAAAAGTGTATGAAGCGGTCGGTTTTGTCGCCGCAAAATAA
- a CDS encoding YfcZ/YiiS family protein: MAIQTEKPIECVGCNTFDMKSLFDNRDCTQEINYLYDTQEQAQTALDFFTQKAREVESEPCDIQAEISKAENGYLLKAEFTFCCQAELVIFQMKTA, translated from the coding sequence ATGGCTATCCAAACTGAGAAACCGATTGAATGTGTCGGTTGTAATACTTTTGATATGAAATCGTTATTTGATAATCGCGATTGTACACAAGAAATCAATTATCTTTACGATACGCAGGAACAGGCACAAACGGCGTTAGACTTTTTTACCCAAAAAGCCCGTGAAGTGGAAAGTGAACCTTGTGATATTCAGGCTGAAATTAGCAAAGCGGAAAACGGCTATTTGTTAAAAGCAGAATTTACATTTTGTTGTCAGGCTGAACTCGTGATTTTTCAAATGAAGACTGCGTAA
- a CDS encoding DUF1232 domain-containing protein, producing the protein MFVRINKAKLIKIAVILIYLCSPFDILPEAILGPLGLVDDAAAVWLLLKILLSK; encoded by the coding sequence ATGTTTGTCCGAATAAATAAAGCCAAATTAATCAAAATCGCCGTGATTTTGATTTATCTGTGCAGCCCCTTTGATATTCTGCCGGAAGCCATACTTGGCCCTTTAGGCTTGGTGGACGATGCGGCGGCGGTTTGGTTGTTGCTCAAAATATTATTGTCTAAATAA
- a CDS encoding YfhL family 4Fe-4S dicluster ferredoxin, which produces MALLITNKCTNCDMCLPECPNEAISIGDEIYVIDPVLCTECVGHYDTPTCQKVCPITNCIKPDPEHQETEEQLWERFVMIHHADKL; this is translated from the coding sequence ATGGCGTTACTCATCACAAACAAATGCACAAACTGCGATATGTGTTTGCCGGAATGCCCGAACGAGGCGATTTCCATCGGCGATGAGATCTATGTCATAGATCCCGTACTTTGCACGGAATGTGTCGGGCATTATGATACGCCGACTTGCCAAAAAGTTTGCCCGATCACAAACTGTATTAAACCTGATCCTGAGCATCAAGAAACGGAAGAGCAACTTTGGGAACGTTTCGTTATGATCCACCACGCAGACAAACTCTAA
- a CDS encoding ribonuclease T2 family protein, producing MKKQVSTLSILALVALSIWQYFAEGQKSTSSKQTTQTTFSQPSKSAVKNNDVFSDYDVSMRDDPIGQNASAAVDYYMLVLSWSPGFCDSQREKYANQLPSSAQYQCGINRAFGWVVHGLWPQNAKARSVADHPRFCQGDLPALSKATIEPYLTMSPGAKLLQGEWEKHGSCAFDSAEQYFAKMQALFRTLSLPKENLSRSELFRWMKQNNPQLKNAYLGASRNELFICYNKQWQVIDCQR from the coding sequence ATGAAAAAACAGGTTTCGACACTTTCCATTCTCGCCCTTGTTGCATTGAGTATTTGGCAATATTTTGCCGAAGGGCAAAAATCCACCTCTTCTAAGCAAACTACGCAAACAACCTTTTCCCAACCAAGTAAAAGTGCGGTTAAAAATAATGATGTTTTTTCTGATTATGACGTAAGTATGCGCGATGATCCTATCGGACAAAATGCCAGTGCCGCGGTGGATTATTATATGTTGGTACTCTCTTGGTCGCCCGGGTTTTGTGATTCGCAACGTGAAAAATACGCTAATCAGCTCCCCTCATCCGCACAATATCAATGCGGAATTAACCGTGCTTTCGGTTGGGTTGTTCATGGTTTGTGGCCACAAAATGCCAAGGCGCGTTCTGTTGCGGATCATCCGCGTTTTTGTCAAGGTGATTTACCTGCCTTGTCGAAAGCTACGATTGAACCTTATTTAACGATGTCGCCGGGGGCAAAATTATTACAAGGCGAATGGGAAAAACACGGCAGTTGTGCCTTTGATTCTGCCGAACAATATTTTGCCAAAATGCAGGCGTTATTTCGCACGTTGAGCTTACCGAAAGAAAATTTAAGCCGAAGTGAGTTATTTCGCTGGATGAAACAGAATAATCCGCAGCTCAAAAATGCCTATCTTGGTGCAAGTCGTAATGAATTGTTCATCTGTTATAACAAGCAATGGCAAGTGATTGATTGCCAAAGGTAA
- the pgk gene encoding phosphoglycerate kinase, with translation MSVIKMTDLDLAGKRVFIRADLNVPVKDGKVTSDARIRATIPTLKLALEKGAKVMVTSHLGRPTEGEFKPEDSLQPVVDYLNEHLDVPVRLERDYLGGVEVKEGEIVVLENVRVNKGEKKNDPELGKKYAALCDVFVMDAFGTAHRAQASTYGVAEFAPIACAGPLLAAELDALGKALKEPARPMVAIVGGSKVSTKLEVLNSLSKIADQIIVGGGIANTFIAAAGHNVGKSLYEEDLIPVAKELAASTDIPVPVDVRVGTEFSENAPAIEKPVTEVKDDESIFDIGDKSAEQLAEIIKNAKTVLWNGPVGVFEFPNFRKGTEIISHAIANSEAFSIAGGGDTLAAIDLFGIADKISYISTGGGAFLEFVEGKVLPAVEILEKRANG, from the coding sequence ATGTCAGTAATCAAAATGACCGACCTGGATTTAGCGGGAAAACGTGTGTTTATCCGTGCAGATCTTAATGTGCCGGTAAAAGACGGTAAAGTGACTTCCGATGCGCGTATTCGTGCTACCATTCCTACTTTAAAATTGGCACTTGAGAAAGGTGCTAAAGTGATGGTGACTTCACATTTAGGTCGTCCTACCGAGGGCGAATTTAAACCTGAAGATTCTTTACAGCCCGTTGTTGATTATTTGAATGAACATCTCGATGTTCCTGTGCGTTTAGAGCGTGATTACCTTGGTGGCGTAGAAGTGAAAGAAGGTGAGATCGTTGTTTTAGAAAATGTTCGTGTCAATAAAGGTGAAAAGAAAAATGATCCTGAATTGGGTAAAAAATATGCCGCACTTTGCGATGTCTTTGTGATGGACGCATTCGGTACGGCTCACCGTGCGCAAGCTTCAACTTACGGTGTGGCGGAATTTGCGCCGATTGCTTGTGCCGGCCCGTTACTTGCCGCTGAATTAGACGCATTAGGTAAAGCATTAAAAGAACCGGCTCGTCCGATGGTGGCAATCGTTGGCGGTTCTAAAGTTTCAACCAAATTAGAAGTGTTAAATTCTCTTTCTAAAATCGCTGACCAAATTATCGTGGGCGGCGGTATCGCAAATACTTTCATTGCGGCGGCAGGTCACAATGTGGGTAAATCCTTATACGAAGAAGATTTGATTCCGGTTGCCAAAGAATTAGCGGCAAGCACCGATATTCCTGTTCCGGTTGATGTACGTGTAGGCACCGAGTTTTCTGAAAACGCACCGGCAATTGAAAAACCCGTCACAGAAGTGAAAGATGACGAATCTATCTTCGACATCGGTGATAAATCGGCGGAACAATTAGCGGAAATCATCAAAAACGCAAAAACCGTATTATGGAATGGTCCGGTCGGGGTGTTTGAGTTCCCTAACTTCCGTAAAGGAACGGAAATTATTTCTCACGCCATTGCAAATAGCGAAGCATTCTCTATTGCAGGGGGCGGTGATACGCTAGCGGCAATCGATCTATTCGGTATTGCGGATAAAATTTCTTACATCTCAACCGGTGGCGGTGCGTTCTTAGAATTTGTAGAAGGTAAAGTATTACCGGCGGTAGAAATTCTTGAAAAACGTGCAAACGGCTAA
- the fbaA gene encoding class II fructose-bisphosphate aldolase encodes MAKLLDIVKPGVLTGDDVQKVFAYAKEHNFAIPAVNCVGSDSVNAVLETAARVKAPVIIQFSNGGASFYAGKGIKPASGARADVLGAIAGAKHVHALAEEYGVPVILHTDHAAKKLLPWIDGLLDAGEKHFAETGKPLFSSHMIDLSEEPMEENMAICREYLARMSKMGMTLEIEIGITGGEEDGVDNSDVDESRLYTQPSDVLYVYDQLHPVSPRFTVAAAFGNVHGVYKPGNVKLKPSILGESQAFVSKERNLPAKSIDFVFHGGSGSSREEIREAISYGAIKMNIDTDTQWAAWNGILNFYKANEAYLQGQLGNPEGEDVPNKKYYDPRVWLRKMEESMSKRLEQSFEDLNCVDVL; translated from the coding sequence ATGGCTAAATTATTAGATATCGTAAAACCGGGCGTATTAACCGGTGATGATGTTCAAAAAGTATTCGCTTATGCGAAAGAACACAATTTTGCAATCCCGGCGGTAAACTGCGTGGGTTCTGACTCTGTAAACGCAGTATTGGAAACCGCCGCACGTGTAAAAGCACCGGTTATCATTCAGTTCTCTAACGGTGGTGCATCATTCTACGCAGGTAAAGGCATTAAACCGGCTTCAGGTGCCCGTGCAGACGTTTTAGGCGCAATTGCGGGAGCGAAACACGTTCACGCACTTGCTGAAGAATACGGTGTGCCGGTTATTCTTCACACGGACCACGCGGCAAAAAAATTACTTCCGTGGATTGACGGCTTACTTGATGCAGGTGAAAAACATTTTGCTGAAACCGGTAAGCCGCTGTTCTCTTCTCATATGATTGATTTATCTGAAGAGCCGATGGAAGAAAATATGGCAATCTGTCGTGAATACCTTGCACGTATGAGCAAAATGGGAATGACCCTTGAAATCGAAATCGGTATCACCGGTGGCGAGGAAGACGGTGTAGATAATTCTGATGTAGATGAATCCCGCTTGTACACCCAACCTTCCGATGTATTATACGTTTACGACCAATTGCATCCGGTAAGCCCGCGTTTCACGGTGGCGGCAGCATTCGGTAACGTACACGGCGTTTACAAACCGGGTAATGTAAAATTAAAACCGTCTATCTTAGGTGAATCACAGGCATTCGTTTCTAAAGAGCGTAATCTCCCGGCCAAATCAATTGATTTTGTATTCCACGGCGGCTCAGGTTCTTCTCGTGAAGAAATTCGCGAAGCAATCAGCTATGGTGCAATCAAAATGAATATTGATACGGATACACAATGGGCAGCTTGGAATGGTATCTTAAACTTCTACAAAGCGAACGAAGCGTATCTTCAAGGTCAATTAGGTAATCCTGAAGGCGAAGATGTACCGAACAAAAAATACTACGATCCACGTGTTTGGTTACGCAAAATGGAAGAATCTATGTCTAAACGCTTAGAGCAATCTTTCGAAGACTTAAACTGTGTTGATGTTTTATAA